In the Pseudanabaena sp. PCC 7367 genome, one interval contains:
- a CDS encoding DUF2335 domain-containing protein, which translates to MSEDKEPENTKAIPESSDDDSLERTGRYQITEYSSGPLPDPRILKMYDVVQPGLGERIVSMAENQSNHRMEMEKVVVQGDSTRANWGLFAALFFGLACLGCGTFLIQKGHDKAGAAIVGTPILGVISTFIYGTNSRREERVRKEKIRAGVLERGER; encoded by the coding sequence GTGTCAGAGGATAAAGAACCAGAAAATACGAAGGCTATTCCTGAGTCGTCTGATGACGATTCTTTAGAGCGCACAGGGAGATATCAGATAACTGAATATTCCTCTGGGCCTCTCCCAGATCCCAGGATTTTGAAGATGTATGATGTTGTTCAGCCTGGCCTTGGTGAAAGGATTGTCTCGATGGCAGAAAATCAGAGCAACCATCGAATGGAAATGGAAAAGGTGGTTGTTCAAGGAGATTCAACGCGGGCAAATTGGGGCTTGTTTGCGGCTCTATTTTTTGGACTTGCTTGTCTAGGATGTGGCACTTTTCTAATACAGAAGGGACATGATAAAGCTGGTGCTGCAATTGTTGGAACTCCTATCTTAGGAGTAATATCGACATTTATTTATGGAACTAACAGCAGAAGAGAGGAACGGGTTAGAAAAGAAAAAATTCGAGCAGGTGTATTAGAGAGAGGAGAGCGTTAG
- a CDS encoding alkaline phosphatase family protein, whose product MKLLIIGLDAAVPDLVFEQWRDRLPNLNNLIQSGCYGNLTSCIPAITMPAWTCMMSGRDPGELGIYGFRNRVDRSYTKMAIANSDKIKVPRLWNLLGDAGWQVAVLGVPGTFPPQIVNGALVSCFLTPGFTSDFTYPLGLKAQIAALQTQSSNDLNFNSLNISPADRIDTSTITPDQDQATAIENNYLFDVPNFRANDKNRILRDIYRLGNQTFNLATYLKQNQQPDLMMLVDMGIDRIQHAFWKYMDPRHPLHEPDSTFADAIVNYYAHVDRQIGNLLAQCEPDTAVLVVSDHGAQPLMGGFALNQWLHQEGYLVFKNAVTKPTSLDRVAVDWAKTKAWGAGGYYGRVFMNVQGREPQGVIPLAEYQQERQKLAQKLAAIKDPQGNLLGVTAHLPQQLYKRVRGIAPDLIVYFQDLAWRSLGTVGVDSLYALENDTGPDDANHAQDGIMIFYDPTRPMGGKRLEGMEIYDVLPTLLSRYGIPMPTGLRGKVWDW is encoded by the coding sequence ATGAAACTATTAATTATTGGCCTAGATGCCGCCGTGCCAGACTTAGTATTCGAGCAATGGCGCGATCGCTTGCCAAATTTAAATAATCTGATCCAGAGTGGCTGTTATGGCAATCTGACCAGTTGCATTCCGGCGATCACGATGCCAGCCTGGACTTGTATGATGAGTGGCCGTGATCCTGGTGAATTGGGGATCTATGGGTTTCGGAATCGGGTCGATCGCAGTTATACCAAAATGGCGATCGCCAATAGCGACAAAATCAAAGTGCCGCGATTGTGGAATTTGCTGGGTGATGCGGGTTGGCAGGTGGCAGTTTTGGGGGTGCCAGGCACTTTCCCACCCCAGATTGTCAATGGGGCGCTGGTTTCTTGCTTCCTCACGCCTGGGTTTACTTCGGACTTTACCTATCCCCTGGGACTCAAAGCGCAGATCGCTGCATTGCAAACACAGTCATCTAATGATTTAAATTTTAATAGTTTAAATATTAGTCCTGCCGATCGCATCGATACCTCAACCATTACTCCTGATCAAGATCAAGCTACTGCTATAGAGAATAATTATTTATTTGATGTCCCCAATTTCCGCGCCAACGATAAAAACCGCATCCTCAGGGATATCTATCGCCTTGGCAATCAGACCTTTAATCTCGCTACCTATCTAAAACAAAATCAACAGCCAGATTTAATGATGTTAGTGGATATGGGCATCGATCGGATTCAACATGCTTTCTGGAAATATATGGACCCTCGGCATCCATTGCATGAGCCTGATTCAACCTTTGCCGATGCGATCGTAAATTACTACGCACATGTCGATCGGCAAATTGGCAACTTACTAGCCCAGTGTGAGCCGGATACTGCCGTGTTAGTTGTCTCTGATCATGGCGCACAGCCTTTGATGGGTGGGTTTGCGCTAAATCAATGGCTGCACCAGGAAGGCTATCTGGTGTTTAAAAATGCTGTGACTAAGCCGACCAGCCTCGATCGGGTAGCGGTGGATTGGGCTAAGACCAAAGCCTGGGGGGCGGGTGGTTATTATGGCCGCGTGTTTATGAATGTGCAGGGACGAGAACCCCAAGGAGTCATCCCCCTGGCTGAATATCAGCAAGAGCGGCAGAAATTGGCCCAAAAATTAGCAGCAATTAAAGACCCACAGGGGAATTTGCTGGGTGTAACTGCCCACTTGCCGCAGCAGTTATACAAACGGGTGCGTGGTATTGCGCCGGATTTGATTGTCTATTTCCAAGACCTGGCCTGGCGATCGCTCGGAACAGTAGGGGTAGATTCGCTCTATGCACTGGAAAACGACACTGGCCCTGATGATGCGAACCATGCCCAGGATGGGATCATGATTTTCTATGATCCGACGCGGCCAATGGGCGGGAAGCGATTGGAAGGGATGGAGATTTATGATGTTTTGCCTACTTTGCTCAGCCGCTATGGAATCCCTATGCCAACGGGTCTACGTGGTAAGGTCTGGGATTGGTAA
- a CDS encoding septal ring lytic transglycosylase RlpA family protein: MLLSLLSVAYLDIALATDTVQADEIKAQTKAEQSTTKVSSAVKIGETRSQSMARLQADAIAKVYPHKMQESAAATVQVSNIPVLTFLGTSKVADASNALQVDSQSASKSVKLPSLADEPIEVIVDSSDPVKRATAIAAMINQLHMEGIDPEKIVPAYENGRYVIKLGDDQVIEFDQNVLLPDTTNNRQQDVLQAANRLRRLMGGAAPVNTVAGAPKPKKPTIAANLISRVARTDTGMASWYGPGFNGRQSASGEIFNQNALTAAHRTLPFGTKVKVTNVHNGQSVVVRINDRGPFSGGRIIDLSKAAAGAIGLIRSGVAPVKVEVLVRDALGR, translated from the coding sequence GATATAGCCCTAGCAACCGATACTGTCCAGGCAGATGAGATTAAAGCCCAGACAAAAGCTGAACAAAGCACTACCAAGGTGTCTTCAGCGGTCAAAATTGGTGAGACTCGGTCTCAATCCATGGCCAGATTGCAAGCTGATGCGATCGCCAAGGTCTATCCCCACAAAATGCAGGAATCTGCCGCCGCCACAGTTCAAGTGAGCAATATTCCGGTTTTGACTTTCTTGGGGACAAGCAAAGTTGCTGATGCTTCTAATGCATTGCAAGTTGATTCCCAATCGGCTAGCAAAAGCGTTAAGCTGCCTTCCCTTGCCGATGAGCCGATCGAAGTGATTGTTGATTCGTCTGACCCGGTTAAGCGTGCCACGGCGATCGCGGCCATGATCAACCAATTACACATGGAAGGGATCGATCCAGAAAAGATTGTTCCTGCCTACGAAAATGGTAGATATGTGATCAAGCTGGGTGATGATCAAGTAATCGAATTCGATCAAAATGTACTATTGCCGGATACCACCAACAATCGCCAGCAAGACGTGCTTCAGGCTGCCAATCGCCTCCGCCGTCTGATGGGTGGTGCTGCACCAGTAAATACGGTGGCAGGTGCTCCCAAACCCAAAAAACCCACGATCGCGGCAAACTTGATCAGTCGCGTTGCTCGAACTGATACCGGGATGGCATCCTGGTATGGGCCTGGCTTTAATGGTAGACAGAGCGCTAGCGGTGAAATTTTTAATCAGAATGCATTGACCGCAGCCCATCGCACTTTGCCCTTTGGTACCAAAGTGAAGGTGACCAATGTGCATAATGGCCAATCGGTAGTAGTGCGGATTAACGATCGTGGGCCCTTTTCCGGTGGTCGGATCATTGACTTATCCAAGGCTGCTGCCGGAGCGATCGGCCTGATTAGATCTGGGGTTGCACCGGTGAAGGTAGAAGTTCTGGTGAGAGATGCTCTAGGCAGATAA